Proteins encoded together in one Juglans regia cultivar Chandler chromosome 9, Walnut 2.0, whole genome shotgun sequence window:
- the LOC108990141 gene encoding uncharacterized mitochondrial protein AtMg00860-like produces the protein MFKTLGEIASISLKAIVAVPSPKTMRVVGQLRKRRETLQQHQLYAKQSKCKLACGEIEYLGHLISKDRVRVDPKKLESMIRWLILKETEVIKGFLGLIGYYRKFIKGYGQVAAHLTTLLKKDAFLWNEGATQSFNQLKAIVTNPLVLSLPDFSKVFVIECDVCGTGISVVLMQE, from the exons ATGTTTAAAACTTTGGGAGAAATAGCCTCAATCTCTTTAAAGGCCATTGTGGCGGTTCCAAGCCCGAAGACAATGAGAGTTGTTGGTCAACTAAGGAAAAGAAGAGAG ACTCTGCAACAACATCAGTTGTATGCTAAGCAATCCAAGTGCAAGCTTGCATGTGGTGAGATCGAATATTTGGGCCATTTGATTTCTAAAGACAGGGTCAGGGTAGATCCTAAGAAGTTGGAATCCATGATTAGATGGCTAATACTAAAAGAAACTGAAGTCATTAAGGGTTTTTTGGGATTGATAGGTTACTATAGGAAGTTTATCAAGGGGTATGGACAGGTAGCTGCTCATTTGACAACTTTGCTAAAGAAAGATGCATTTCTTTGGAATGAGGGAGCGACACAGTCATTCAACCAACTCAAGGCAATAGTTACAAATCCTCTTGTACTCTCCTTACCAGATTTTTCTAAAGTTTTTGTAATAGAATGTGATGTTTGTGGAACTGGTATTAGTGTTGTGTTGATGCAAGAGTAG